A genome region from Streptomyces pratensis includes the following:
- a CDS encoding TetR/AcrR family transcriptional regulator codes for MEAVHVGGAQEAASATEADGGARIGRPPLTERRKAATRLEIAREAVRLFVERGVAATTAEDIAAAAGISQRTLWRYTSSKELCVSPLLTYALDFVTALMRAWPRDRPLAEAVVGTPSSLPAPAADADAEALRGLVLLTRTEPGLRAVWLQVHHDAELVFAEVIAERTGHGPDDLEPRVQATVLNGALRIAVEQWAWSADPQRASLSRTIHRALGVARSGLSD; via the coding sequence GTGGAAGCCGTGCACGTCGGGGGAGCGCAGGAAGCGGCCTCGGCCACCGAGGCCGACGGCGGGGCCCGCATCGGGCGCCCTCCTCTGACCGAGCGCCGCAAGGCCGCGACCCGGCTCGAGATCGCCCGCGAAGCCGTACGTCTCTTCGTGGAGCGGGGGGTCGCCGCGACGACCGCCGAGGACATCGCCGCCGCCGCGGGGATCTCGCAGCGCACCCTGTGGCGCTACACCTCGTCGAAGGAACTCTGCGTCAGCCCTCTGCTGACGTACGCACTCGACTTCGTCACCGCGCTGATGAGGGCGTGGCCACGCGACCGGCCACTGGCGGAGGCGGTTGTGGGGACCCCGTCGTCGCTCCCGGCCCCGGCTGCGGACGCCGACGCGGAGGCATTGCGCGGCCTGGTCCTTCTCACCCGCACCGAGCCCGGGCTGCGCGCCGTGTGGCTCCAGGTCCACCACGACGCCGAGCTGGTCTTCGCCGAGGTCATCGCCGAGCGGACGGGCCACGGGCCGGACGACCTCGAGCCGAGGGTGCAGGCGACCGTTCTCAACGGCGCGTTGCGCATCGCGGTGGAGCAGTGGGCGTGGAGCGCGGACCCGCAGCGGGCCTCGTTGTCCCGGACCATCCACCGCGCCCTGGGTGTCGCACGGTCGGGTCTGTCGGACTGA
- a CDS encoding SDR family NAD(P)-dependent oxidoreductase, giving the protein MSVTTSGPGRSVVVTGAGSGIGRATALLFAKDGARLVIADVDDAAARAVAEEARQAGGTAVTVIGDLRDQAVVDRVAATAVEEFGGIDVLVNNAGVMDSMSAAADTGDDEWERVIGINLTAPFRLTRAVLPHMLAAGKGAVVFTASEASLRGSAAGTAYTASKHGIAGLTKSLAVMYRDKGIRSNAIAPGGTITNIRVEADRSAHGPAALAPYMGNVGSPSRAEEQAAAIVFLASDAASNINGAILPVDNGWSAV; this is encoded by the coding sequence GTGAGCGTCACCACCAGCGGCCCCGGCCGCAGCGTCGTCGTCACCGGCGCCGGATCCGGTATCGGCCGTGCCACCGCCCTGCTGTTCGCGAAGGACGGCGCTCGACTCGTGATCGCCGACGTCGACGACGCGGCAGCCCGGGCCGTCGCCGAGGAAGCGAGGCAGGCAGGCGGGACCGCGGTGACCGTGATCGGGGACCTGCGGGACCAGGCCGTCGTCGACCGGGTCGCGGCCACGGCGGTGGAGGAGTTCGGCGGGATAGACGTGCTGGTGAACAACGCCGGGGTCATGGACAGCATGTCGGCGGCGGCCGACACGGGGGACGACGAGTGGGAGCGGGTCATCGGCATCAACCTCACGGCCCCGTTCCGTCTCACACGGGCTGTACTGCCGCACATGCTGGCCGCCGGGAAGGGCGCCGTCGTCTTCACCGCCTCCGAGGCATCGCTGAGGGGCAGCGCCGCGGGCACCGCGTACACGGCGTCCAAGCACGGCATCGCGGGGCTGACCAAGTCACTGGCGGTCATGTACCGCGACAAGGGGATCCGCTCCAACGCCATCGCCCCCGGAGGCACCATCACCAACATCCGGGTCGAAGCCGACCGGAGCGCCCACGGACCGGCCGCCCTCGCCCCGTACATGGGTAACGTCGGTTCCCCCTCCCGGGCGGAGGAGCAGGCGGCGGCCATCGTCTTCCTCGCCTCCGACGCGGCGAGCAACATCAACGGGGCGATCCTCCCCGTCGACAACGGCTGGTCCGCGGTCTGA
- a CDS encoding GNAT family N-acetyltransferase — protein sequence MTEGTGYADDEQEAAPERQIAWRAQSIGLVAVETEDAELLHGWRSDPVAAHEIGIWPRSLTALRERIERHSDDDDRDDFLIVTLLDLTPVGHIALSDQNIVNGTAQIELMLGPEHRGQGHGSHALDALVDLAFGELPMHRLTAETHTDNAPALAVLSGSGFVREGISRSACIHRGRRHDLAVSSLLRPEWEALDRPRAWDA from the coding sequence ATGACCGAAGGCACCGGCTACGCGGACGACGAGCAGGAAGCAGCACCGGAGAGGCAGATCGCCTGGCGTGCCCAGTCGATCGGCCTCGTGGCAGTCGAGACGGAGGACGCCGAGCTCCTGCACGGGTGGCGCTCCGACCCGGTGGCCGCTCACGAAATCGGCATCTGGCCGCGTTCCCTCACCGCGTTGCGCGAGCGCATCGAGCGTCACTCCGACGACGACGACCGCGACGACTTCCTCATCGTCACGCTCCTTGACCTCACCCCCGTCGGTCACATCGCACTGAGCGACCAGAACATCGTCAACGGCACGGCTCAGATCGAGCTGATGCTGGGCCCCGAACACCGCGGGCAGGGCCACGGCTCCCACGCGCTCGACGCCCTGGTGGATCTGGCGTTCGGCGAACTCCCGATGCACCGCCTCACGGCGGAGACCCACACCGACAACGCCCCGGCCCTGGCCGTCCTCTCCGGATCCGGCTTCGTGCGCGAAGGCATCAGCCGCTCCGCCTGTATTCATCGCGGCCGCCGCCACGATCTCGCGGTGTCCTCACTCCTCCGCCCCGAATGGGAAGCGCTGGACCGCCCGCGCGCGTGGGACGCCTGA
- a CDS encoding Gfo/Idh/MocA family protein: protein MTAYRPVDQNPTAPASGTGAQAGPGVVPEFTDPPAGRRRTRYAVAGTGHRAGMYVTALTGEHSDVGELVAWLDPNPARIDYYDAYVGEVLGTGAPAGLPRYRPEGLEVMIAEQAVDVVVVTSVDRTHAELVDRALRAGADVVVEKPLTTDADGCRRITAAVADTGRDVVMTFNYRYAPRNSSLRRLISSGAIGQVTGVHLEWALDTMHGADYFRRWHRDKANSGGLLVHKASHHFDLVNWWLDDVPVRVFASGALRFYGDRNAAARGMGPRPERGTGTHGDPFSLDLRDDPRLEALYLRAEGHDGYLRDQDPFAPGITIEDNLSVLVDYAGGATLSYSLNAHSPWEGYKVTVNGTQGRAELHVVERGYLQLDTDGGIDLDPSASAADLADDVRPTGHRLVLQRHWSRAEEVPVPEGIGGHGGGDAILLKDVFRRELRVGTDPLSRSAGYLDGVRAVAIGAAANHSLVTGLPVMVDDLGLGVRLADGSPSAGPSRPGGAGTIL from the coding sequence GTGACCGCATACAGACCGGTGGACCAGAACCCGACCGCTCCCGCGTCGGGCACCGGTGCCCAAGCCGGACCCGGCGTGGTGCCGGAGTTCACCGACCCGCCCGCGGGCCGCCGCCGTACCCGCTACGCGGTGGCCGGCACCGGCCATCGCGCCGGCATGTACGTCACGGCGCTGACCGGGGAACACTCGGACGTCGGCGAACTGGTGGCTTGGCTGGACCCGAATCCCGCGAGGATCGACTACTACGACGCGTATGTCGGGGAGGTGCTCGGCACCGGGGCCCCCGCGGGCCTGCCGCGCTACCGGCCGGAGGGCCTGGAGGTGATGATCGCCGAGCAGGCCGTCGATGTCGTCGTCGTCACGAGTGTCGACCGTACGCACGCGGAACTGGTCGACCGCGCGCTGAGGGCGGGGGCCGACGTGGTGGTGGAGAAGCCGCTCACGACCGACGCGGACGGGTGCCGGAGGATCACCGCAGCCGTCGCCGACACCGGCCGGGACGTGGTGATGACTTTCAACTACCGTTATGCGCCACGTAATTCATCGCTGCGCCGACTGATCTCCAGCGGTGCGATCGGGCAGGTGACGGGCGTGCACCTCGAGTGGGCGCTCGACACCATGCACGGTGCGGACTACTTCCGGCGGTGGCACCGCGACAAGGCCAACTCCGGCGGTCTGCTCGTGCACAAGGCGAGCCACCACTTCGACCTGGTCAACTGGTGGCTGGACGACGTGCCCGTCCGCGTCTTCGCCTCCGGTGCCCTGCGGTTCTACGGGGACAGGAACGCCGCGGCCAGGGGCATGGGCCCCCGCCCCGAACGGGGTACCGGCACGCATGGGGACCCCTTCTCCCTCGACCTGAGGGACGATCCGCGCCTGGAGGCCCTGTACCTGAGGGCCGAGGGGCACGACGGGTACCTCCGCGACCAGGACCCGTTCGCGCCCGGTATCACCATCGAGGACAACCTGTCCGTGCTGGTCGACTACGCGGGGGGAGCGACGCTCAGCTACTCGCTCAACGCGCACAGTCCCTGGGAGGGGTACAAGGTGACCGTCAACGGCACGCAGGGGCGGGCGGAACTACACGTCGTCGAACGCGGGTACCTCCAGCTCGACACCGACGGCGGGATCGACCTCGACCCTTCCGCCTCGGCTGCCGACCTCGCCGACGACGTCCGGCCCACCGGCCACAGGCTGGTCCTGCAGAGGCACTGGAGCCGGGCCGAGGAGGTCCCCGTCCCGGAGGGCATCGGCGGTCACGGGGGCGGTGACGCGATCCTCCTCAAGGACGTCTTCCGCCGTGAGCTGCGGGTGGGGACGGATCCCCTGAGCCGGTCCGCCGGATACCTGGACGGAGTACGTGCCGTTGCGATCGGCGCGGCGGCGAACCATTCACTCGTCACCGGCCTTCCGGTCATGGTCGACGACCTCGGCCTCGGCGTCCGCCTCGCGGACGGCTCGCCCTCGGCGGGGCCCAGCCGGCCGGGCGGTGCCGGCACGATCCTCTGA
- a CDS encoding LacI family DNA-binding transcriptional regulator, with product MTREASTRRPTIRDVARLAGVSHQTVSRFLRADRTIGEDLRERIRQAIAQLDYRPNLVARAMRDNRTGRLALLVPAGTAVSSLEVLTGAAAASHEAGYVVEVVTLGGAPESRTARVLDLADSGLFEGMLSLTPLPQLSARRQAGGIPVVIEADYDERMRGIGDLADASTLAEVIERLAEQGHRRFLHAAGDYAHTSARLRRQVYLETVERLGLESYAVADCDWLADRARQAVLGLPADCGVTAVVCANDLLAAGAVRGAVERGWRVPADLSVTGWDDNPLGAAMMPSLTTVAVDHERLGRRAVRRLLAELRGVREPGAGPGPGSGQEPGTHGPGGDREPDGHDLITSVVWRESTAPAPGHRPAPGTTGRAPATRAAHATVPPWVQSGD from the coding sequence GTGACCCGGGAAGCATCGACACGACGGCCGACCATCCGCGACGTCGCGCGCCTCGCGGGCGTGTCGCACCAGACCGTGTCGCGGTTCCTGCGTGCCGACCGCACCATCGGCGAGGACCTGCGGGAGCGTATCCGGCAGGCGATCGCACAGCTCGACTACCGGCCCAACCTGGTGGCCAGGGCCATGCGGGACAACAGGACAGGACGACTCGCGCTGCTCGTCCCGGCGGGGACGGCGGTCAGCTCCCTGGAGGTGCTCACCGGCGCTGCGGCCGCCTCCCACGAGGCCGGGTACGTCGTCGAGGTGGTGACGCTGGGGGGAGCCCCGGAGTCCAGGACCGCCCGCGTGCTCGACCTCGCCGATTCCGGCCTGTTCGAGGGGATGCTGTCGCTGACACCCCTGCCCCAGCTCTCCGCGCGGAGGCAGGCCGGTGGCATTCCAGTCGTGATCGAGGCCGACTACGACGAACGGATGCGGGGCATCGGCGACCTCGCGGACGCGTCGACGCTGGCCGAGGTCATCGAGAGGCTGGCGGAGCAGGGGCACCGCCGTTTCCTGCATGCCGCTGGGGACTACGCGCACACTTCGGCCCGGTTGCGCCGGCAGGTCTACCTGGAGACGGTCGAGCGCCTCGGGCTCGAGTCCTACGCGGTGGCGGACTGCGACTGGCTGGCCGACAGGGCCCGGCAGGCGGTGCTCGGGCTACCGGCCGACTGCGGCGTCACGGCGGTCGTCTGCGCCAACGACCTGCTGGCAGCGGGCGCCGTCCGAGGCGCGGTGGAACGGGGCTGGCGCGTACCGGCGGACCTCAGCGTCACCGGCTGGGACGACAACCCCCTGGGCGCCGCCATGATGCCCTCTCTGACCACGGTGGCGGTCGACCACGAGCGGCTCGGCCGCCGCGCGGTCCGGAGACTCCTCGCCGAACTGCGGGGCGTGCGGGAGCCCGGCGCGGGGCCCGGGCCGGGGAGCGGCCAGGAGCCCGGCACCCACGGGCCCGGGGGCGACCGGGAGCCCGACGGACATGACCTGATCACCTCTGTCGTATGGCGCGAGTCGACCGCTCCGGCACCCGGGCACCGGCCCGCCCCCGGTACGACCGGACGCGCCCCGGCCACCCGCGCCGCACACGCCACCGTCCCGCCCTGGGTACAGTCGGGCGACTGA
- a CDS encoding Lrp/AsnC family transcriptional regulator, with the protein MAVDGLDTRILRLLIEQPRTSVREYARILGVARGTLQARLDRLERDGVITGTGPALSPAALGHPVLAFVHLEVTQGHLDEVGDALAAVPEIIEAFSTTGGGDLLTRVVARDNGHLEDVIQQLIQLPGVVRTRTEVALRERVAHRVLPLVEAVGRVADPG; encoded by the coding sequence ATGGCGGTGGACGGCCTGGACACCCGCATCCTGCGGCTGCTCATCGAACAGCCGCGCACCAGCGTGCGCGAATACGCGCGCATCCTCGGCGTGGCACGCGGCACCCTCCAGGCCCGTCTGGACCGCCTCGAGCGGGACGGGGTGATCACGGGTACGGGCCCCGCCCTCTCCCCCGCGGCCCTCGGGCACCCGGTGCTCGCCTTCGTCCACCTGGAGGTCACCCAGGGGCATCTGGACGAGGTGGGTGACGCGCTCGCGGCCGTCCCGGAGATCATCGAGGCCTTCTCGACCACCGGGGGCGGCGATCTCCTGACCCGCGTGGTGGCCCGCGACAACGGGCATCTGGAGGACGTCATCCAGCAGCTGATCCAGCTCCCCGGCGTGGTCAGGACCCGGACGGAGGTCGCCCTGCGCGAACGTGTGGCGCACCGGGTCCTGCCGCTGGTCGAAGCGGTGGGGCGCGTGGCAGACCCGGGCTGA
- a CDS encoding HAD family hydrolase, translating to MQTPRLPSPPVLFDLDGTLVDSEPNYYEAGRRLLSRYGVRDFSWENHTRFIGIGTRETLTVLREEYGIEAPVDELLAGKNALYLELAGASTTAFPEMRALVERLHGEGVPMAVASGSSRAAIAATLAVTGLDAYLPLYVSAEEVAHGKPEPDVFLEAARRLGVAPHTCVVLEDAVPGVRAAHAAGMRCVAVPDAEAGTDGATFGKAELLFPGGQAEFTASAVLDWLSTG from the coding sequence ATGCAGACCCCGCGCCTCCCGTCACCGCCCGTCCTCTTCGATCTCGACGGCACCCTCGTCGACAGCGAGCCGAACTACTACGAGGCGGGACGCCGGCTCCTCTCCCGGTACGGCGTGCGGGACTTCAGCTGGGAGAACCACACACGTTTCATCGGCATCGGAACCCGGGAGACCCTCACCGTCCTGCGCGAGGAGTACGGGATCGAAGCGCCGGTCGACGAACTGCTGGCCGGCAAGAACGCTCTCTACCTGGAACTCGCCGGGGCCTCCACCACCGCCTTCCCCGAGATGCGCGCTCTCGTCGAGCGGCTGCACGGGGAAGGGGTGCCCATGGCAGTGGCGTCGGGGTCGTCCAGGGCGGCGATCGCGGCCACCCTGGCGGTCACGGGGCTGGACGCGTACCTCCCCCTGTACGTGTCCGCGGAGGAGGTGGCGCACGGCAAGCCGGAGCCCGACGTCTTCCTGGAGGCGGCCAGGCGCCTCGGCGTGGCGCCGCACACCTGTGTGGTCCTCGAAGACGCGGTCCCCGGCGTCCGGGCGGCTCACGCGGCCGGAATGCGCTGTGTCGCGGTTCCCGACGCCGAAGCGGGCACGGACGGAGCCACGTTCGGGAAGGCAGAGCTGCTTTTTCCGGGCGGACAGGCGGAATTCACCGCGTCGGCCGTGCTCGACTGGCTCTCCACCGGGTGA
- a CDS encoding serine/threonine-protein kinase produces the protein MLVAGRYRLISPIGRGGMGEVWRATDEVLGRAVAVKLLLGDQADASSTARFRLEAQTAARLSHPHLVAVFDFGSWEDRFYLVMELVEGRSLGDLLAAQETVHPEQVAHIAGQAAAGLAAAHRQGIVHRDIKPGNLMLDADGSVKIGDFGIAQFVDDPSTALTTAGHIVGTSLYLAPERALGRTADSASDMYSLGCVIYQLLAGQPPFRSDTATATLYQHVDSPPVPVRQRGVDVSPAFDSYLLGLLAKKPEDRPSAQQVSDWFRTDAWRGRPEPLPQHAHPASRRAAPAVPSPAPAPGAPATGGSATYRLPQATGRRRAAPAPRASRSAAGAAATRRISTGEAIRRRPRVASAVAGTIAFLAAVYLGTVLFAPDTSTADTPDPGSSPTAGLESPAPAAPSEDGGGEDD, from the coding sequence GTGCTGGTTGCTGGACGGTACCGGCTGATATCCCCCATCGGCCGTGGCGGTATGGGTGAGGTGTGGCGCGCCACGGACGAAGTGCTGGGGCGGGCCGTGGCGGTGAAGCTGCTGCTGGGCGACCAGGCCGATGCCTCCTCGACCGCGCGCTTCCGTCTCGAGGCGCAGACGGCGGCACGTCTGAGCCACCCTCACCTGGTGGCCGTGTTCGACTTCGGGTCCTGGGAGGACCGCTTCTACCTGGTGATGGAGCTGGTCGAGGGCCGGAGTCTCGGGGATCTGCTGGCGGCTCAGGAGACGGTTCATCCCGAGCAGGTCGCCCATATCGCCGGCCAGGCCGCCGCCGGTCTGGCCGCGGCGCACCGGCAGGGCATCGTCCACCGTGACATCAAGCCCGGCAACCTCATGCTGGACGCCGACGGGTCGGTGAAGATCGGGGACTTCGGTATCGCCCAGTTCGTCGACGATCCCTCGACGGCGCTGACGACGGCCGGCCACATCGTCGGTACCAGCCTGTATCTGGCTCCCGAGCGTGCTCTCGGCCGCACGGCCGACTCCGCCTCGGACATGTACTCCCTCGGCTGTGTCATCTACCAGCTGCTGGCCGGGCAGCCGCCGTTCCGCTCGGACACGGCCACAGCGACGCTCTACCAGCACGTCGACTCTCCCCCGGTACCGGTCAGGCAGCGCGGGGTCGACGTCTCCCCCGCCTTCGACTCGTATCTGCTGGGTCTGCTGGCGAAAAAGCCCGAGGACCGGCCGAGCGCGCAGCAGGTCTCCGACTGGTTCCGTACGGATGCCTGGCGCGGGCGTCCCGAGCCGCTGCCTCAGCACGCGCACCCCGCCTCACGGCGCGCGGCACCGGCGGTCCCCTCACCGGCTCCTGCTCCGGGGGCTCCGGCCACCGGAGGTTCCGCGACGTACAGGCTGCCGCAGGCCACCGGGCGCAGGCGTGCGGCTCCCGCGCCCCGGGCGTCCAGATCGGCGGCCGGAGCGGCCGCCACGCGCCGGATCAGCACGGGTGAGGCCATCCGCCGACGGCCGCGCGTGGCGAGCGCCGTGGCCGGAACGATCGCCTTCCTGGCGGCGGTGTATCTGGGCACGGTCCTCTTCGCACCGGACACCAGCACGGCGGACACCCCGGACCCAGGATCCTCCCCGACCGCCGGGCTCGAATCGCCCGCGCCGGCCGCCCCGTCCGAGGACGGCGGCGGCGAGGACGACTGA
- a CDS encoding aldo/keto reductase, translated as MIRMEQRTLGRTGRDVSVVGQGTWQLGGDWGEVREADAFGVLDAAVESGVTFFDTADVYGDGRSEQLIGRYLKDRPDADVFVATKMGRRAEQLPENYVLGNFRTWNDRSRANLGVDTLDLVQLHCPPTAVYSSDAVYDALDTLVAEQRIAAYAVSVETCAEALTAIARPGVASVQIILNPFRLKPLDEVLPAAVEAGVGIIARVPLASGLLSGAYTADTVFAPEDHRTYNRHGEAFDQGETFSGIDYATGVQAAAEFAGLAPEGATPAQTALRWIIQQPGVTTVIPGARSVEQARANASAASLPALAPRTSDAVRELYDRRIRAEIHSRW; from the coding sequence ATGATCCGTATGGAGCAGCGCACACTCGGCAGGACCGGCCGTGACGTATCGGTCGTAGGACAGGGCACGTGGCAGCTGGGCGGGGACTGGGGCGAGGTGCGGGAGGCCGATGCCTTCGGCGTCCTCGACGCCGCGGTCGAGTCCGGAGTCACCTTCTTCGACACCGCGGACGTCTACGGCGACGGCCGCAGCGAACAGCTCATCGGCCGCTACCTGAAGGACCGGCCGGACGCGGACGTCTTCGTCGCCACCAAGATGGGCCGCCGGGCGGAACAGCTCCCGGAGAACTACGTCCTGGGCAACTTCCGCACCTGGAACGACCGCTCGCGCGCCAACCTCGGTGTCGACACCCTCGATCTCGTACAGCTGCACTGCCCGCCCACGGCCGTCTACTCCTCGGACGCCGTGTACGACGCCCTCGACACACTGGTCGCCGAACAGCGGATCGCCGCCTACGCCGTGAGCGTCGAGACGTGTGCGGAGGCACTCACGGCCATCGCCAGGCCCGGCGTCGCCAGCGTCCAGATCATCCTCAACCCGTTCCGCCTGAAGCCGCTCGACGAGGTACTCCCGGCCGCCGTCGAGGCAGGTGTCGGCATCATCGCGCGCGTTCCGCTCGCCTCCGGCCTGCTGTCCGGCGCGTACACCGCCGACACCGTCTTCGCTCCCGAGGACCATCGCACGTACAACCGCCACGGCGAGGCGTTCGACCAGGGGGAGACCTTCTCCGGTATCGACTACGCGACCGGTGTCCAGGCCGCCGCGGAGTTCGCCGGGCTCGCTCCCGAAGGTGCCACCCCGGCACAGACCGCGCTGCGCTGGATCATCCAGCAGCCCGGAGTCACCACCGTCATCCCCGGTGCCCGTTCTGTGGAACAGGCCCGCGCCAACGCTTCGGCCGCCTCGCTGCCGGCGCTCGCTCCCCGCACCTCGGACGCGGTCCGCGAGCTGTACGACCGCAGGATCCGCGCGGAGATCCACTCGCGCTGGTGA
- a CDS encoding glycoside hydrolase family 16 protein translates to MTVPSPHHTRRRPSKRRRTTLYAALSLLCCSVVMTALPAGASAAPDPHTAASSTASRTTAAVAFADEFDGPAGSAVDGGKWLTETGDNVNNHERQYYTAGNSNAALDGQGNLVITARKENPGNYQCWYGTCEYTSSRLNTSGKFTATYGHVESRMKIPRGQGIWPAFWMLGADIGSVGWPNSGEIDIMENVGFEPGTVHGTLHGPGYSGSGGIGAGYTLPGGAAFADDFHTFAVDWAPDSITWSVDGTVYQRRTPADLNGNAWVFDKPFFLILNLAVGGYWPGDPDGSTSFPQQLVVDYVRVTTGD, encoded by the coding sequence ATGACCGTGCCTTCCCCCCATCACACCCGGCGCCGCCCCTCGAAGCGGCGCCGCACGACGCTGTACGCCGCTCTCTCACTGCTCTGCTGCTCAGTGGTCATGACCGCACTTCCCGCCGGAGCCTCGGCCGCACCCGACCCCCACACGGCTGCGTCCTCCACGGCTTCTCGGACAACGGCGGCCGTGGCCTTCGCCGACGAGTTCGACGGCCCCGCGGGGTCCGCCGTGGACGGCGGCAAGTGGCTGACGGAGACCGGCGACAACGTCAACAACCACGAACGGCAGTACTACACGGCGGGCAACAGCAACGCCGCCCTCGACGGACAGGGCAATCTCGTCATCACCGCCCGCAAGGAGAACCCCGGCAACTACCAGTGCTGGTACGGGACCTGCGAGTACACCTCGTCGCGCCTCAACACCTCCGGCAAGTTCACCGCGACGTACGGGCACGTGGAGAGCAGGATGAAGATCCCGCGCGGACAGGGCATATGGCCCGCGTTCTGGATGCTCGGAGCCGACATCGGCAGCGTCGGCTGGCCCAACAGCGGTGAGATCGACATCATGGAGAACGTCGGCTTCGAACCCGGTACCGTCCACGGGACCCTGCACGGGCCGGGCTACTCGGGTTCGGGTGGCATCGGCGCCGGCTACACCCTCCCGGGCGGGGCCGCGTTCGCCGACGACTTCCACACCTTCGCCGTGGACTGGGCCCCCGACTCCATCACCTGGTCCGTGGACGGCACCGTCTACCAGCGGAGGACACCGGCAGACCTCAACGGCAACGCCTGGGTGTTCGACAAGCCGTTCTTCCTCATCCTCAACCTCGCCGTCGGCGGCTACTGGCCCGGTGACCCGGACGGCAGCACCAGCTTCCCGCAGCAACTCGTCGTCGACTACGTCCGCGTGACCACAGGCGACTGA
- a CDS encoding DUF4232 domain-containing protein: MPVKDLVQTGRARVEVTPTGNGQLMRIRTEAALPPALALVFALLAPAGAATASPSAAPALPTCRESSLRVGAAASELPGTLRISVTNHGRQACAVDRVPTVVFGDLDGPALPVPEGGSAPYRLPAGGSAHAAVRTLDPAATELRVVDRLTVAGDPAHRGRTFDAVSLGAPDGVRVWEPVTTWWHRSSAAADAALERHTG, translated from the coding sequence ATGCCCGTCAAGGATCTGGTCCAGACCGGGCGGGCACGGGTAGAAGTCACCCCGACAGGGAACGGACAACTCATGCGCATCCGTACCGAAGCAGCCCTTCCCCCAGCCCTTGCCCTGGTCTTCGCGCTACTGGCTCCGGCCGGCGCCGCGACGGCCTCGCCGTCCGCCGCGCCCGCGCTCCCCACATGCCGGGAAAGCAGCCTGCGTGTCGGCGCCGCGGCGTCGGAACTGCCCGGGACTCTCCGGATCAGCGTCACCAACCACGGGCGTCAGGCCTGTGCCGTCGACCGCGTCCCCACGGTCGTCTTCGGCGATCTGGACGGGCCCGCCCTGCCTGTTCCCGAGGGCGGAAGCGCGCCGTACCGCCTGCCGGCCGGGGGTTCCGCGCACGCCGCGGTTCGCACCCTGGACCCGGCGGCCACGGAGCTGCGGGTGGTGGACCGACTGACGGTCGCCGGGGACCCGGCCCACCGCGGGCGGACCTTCGACGCCGTCTCGCTCGGGGCGCCCGACGGGGTCCGTGTCTGGGAGCCGGTGACGACCTGGTGGCATCGTTCGAGCGCGGCGGCCGACGCGGCACTGGAGCGCCACACCGGCTGA
- a CDS encoding DNA polymerase ligase N-terminal domain-containing protein, protein MDSESTRRFVVQIHDARRMHFDFRLEVDGVLKSWAVPRGPSDNPSDKRLAVPTDDHPLEYRDFEGVIPQEEQGSGTVIVWDQGTYRPTSHDLAGAPVPFAESLERGHATFWLDGTKLHGEFALTRFRIDDEDGTRSPEAWLLIKANDRQAVHDRPGTPDPYHARSARTGRTLHQVAVAEWESAH, encoded by the coding sequence GTGGACAGCGAGAGCACACGGCGTTTCGTGGTGCAGATCCACGACGCCCGGCGTATGCATTTCGACTTCCGTCTCGAGGTCGACGGCGTCCTGAAGTCCTGGGCCGTACCGCGTGGCCCCTCGGACAATCCGAGCGACAAACGGCTGGCCGTGCCGACGGACGACCATCCGCTGGAGTACCGCGACTTCGAGGGCGTCATTCCGCAGGAGGAGCAGGGAAGCGGCACCGTGATCGTCTGGGACCAGGGCACCTACCGCCCGACCAGCCACGATCTTGCGGGTGCCCCCGTCCCGTTCGCCGAGTCCCTGGAGCGTGGGCACGCCACCTTCTGGCTGGACGGGACCAAACTCCACGGTGAATTCGCGCTCACCCGCTTCCGGATCGACGACGAGGACGGGACCCGGAGCCCGGAGGCCTGGCTGCTGATCAAGGCGAACGACCGCCAGGCCGTCCACGACAGACCGGGTACCCCCGATCCGTACCACGCGCGGTCGGCCCGCACCGGCCGCACGTTGCACCAGGTCGCCGTCGCGGAGTGGGAGAGCGCCCACTGA